In the Euphorbia lathyris chromosome 5, ddEupLath1.1, whole genome shotgun sequence genome, one interval contains:
- the LOC136230469 gene encoding uncharacterized protein isoform X1: protein MDTEIRSLEDRLKSFLEQLNTEYGIFERIVYKNKNQHRRSSYFQYLLKVRRDLRLLQSAKLDEILACCFHVFTGKKPKQKLHLLESHVPDFMERLLGAARLLSQMVEPMLKAATEISILLAQSFFMGFSLTILASLARLRVLVQQILLDFVSTFNMVSSLSQKKQSVKITQEGIEVCLGFLEIFIQKNKYFVTLECTWETYKFLLVERTHKRSLTNQVGDVGDASVLL, encoded by the exons ATGGACACTGAAATTAGAAGTTTGGAGGACAGATTGAAATCGTTCCTGGAACAGCTTAACACTGAATATGGGATTTTTGAAAGAATTgtctacaaaaacaaaaatcagCACAGAAGAAGCTCTTATTTTCAGTATCTTTTAAAG GTCAGACGGGATCTGAGGCTTTTGCAGTCAGCTAAGTTGGATGAGATACTGGCTTGCTGCTTTCACGTTTTCACTGGAAAGAAGCCTAAACAAAAATTGCATCTGCTAGAAAG TCATGTACCTGATTTTATGGAGCGACTTCTAGGTGCTGCACGCTTACTATCACAG ATGGTTGAGCCAATGCTGAAGGCAGCTAC TGAGATATCTATTTTGCTTGCGCAATCTTTTTTTATGGGATTTTCTTTGACAATTCTGGCATCGCTTGCACGTCTTCGAGTTTTAGTTCAGCAA ATATTACTTGATTTTGTCTCTACATTCAACATggtgtcttctctctctcaaaagAAGCAATCAGTTAAAATCACGCAAGAAGGAATTGAGGTTTGTCTCGG GTTTTTAGagatttttatccaaaaaaataaGTATTTCGTCACTTTAGAATGCACATGGGAGACATACAAGTTTTTGTTGGTTGAGAGAACACACAAAAGAAGTCTAACAAATCAAGTTGGGGATGTTGGAGATGCTTCAGTATTATTGTAG
- the LOC136230469 gene encoding uncharacterized protein isoform X2 — MDTEIRSLEDRLKSFLEQLNTEYGIFERIVYKNKNQHRRSSYFQYLLKVRRDLRLLQSAKLDEILACCFHVFTGKKPKQKLHLLESHVPDFMERLLGAARLLSQMVEPMLKAATEISILLAQSFFMGFSLTILASLARLRVLVQQILLDFVSTFNMVSSLSQKKQSVKITQEGIEVFRDFYPKK; from the exons ATGGACACTGAAATTAGAAGTTTGGAGGACAGATTGAAATCGTTCCTGGAACAGCTTAACACTGAATATGGGATTTTTGAAAGAATTgtctacaaaaacaaaaatcagCACAGAAGAAGCTCTTATTTTCAGTATCTTTTAAAG GTCAGACGGGATCTGAGGCTTTTGCAGTCAGCTAAGTTGGATGAGATACTGGCTTGCTGCTTTCACGTTTTCACTGGAAAGAAGCCTAAACAAAAATTGCATCTGCTAGAAAG TCATGTACCTGATTTTATGGAGCGACTTCTAGGTGCTGCACGCTTACTATCACAG ATGGTTGAGCCAATGCTGAAGGCAGCTAC TGAGATATCTATTTTGCTTGCGCAATCTTTTTTTATGGGATTTTCTTTGACAATTCTGGCATCGCTTGCACGTCTTCGAGTTTTAGTTCAGCAA ATATTACTTGATTTTGTCTCTACATTCAACATggtgtcttctctctctcaaaagAAGCAATCAGTTAAAATCACGCAAGAAGGAATTGAG GTTTTTAGagatttttatccaaaaaaataa
- the LOC136230469 gene encoding uncharacterized protein isoform X3, producing MDTEIRSLEDRLKSFLEQLNTEYGIFERIVYKNKNQHRRSSYFQYLLKVRRDLRLLQSAKLDEILACCFHVFTGKKPKQKLHLLESHVPDFMERLLGAARLLSQMVEPMLKAATEISILLAQSFFMGFSLTILASLARLRVLVQQVFRDFYPKK from the exons ATGGACACTGAAATTAGAAGTTTGGAGGACAGATTGAAATCGTTCCTGGAACAGCTTAACACTGAATATGGGATTTTTGAAAGAATTgtctacaaaaacaaaaatcagCACAGAAGAAGCTCTTATTTTCAGTATCTTTTAAAG GTCAGACGGGATCTGAGGCTTTTGCAGTCAGCTAAGTTGGATGAGATACTGGCTTGCTGCTTTCACGTTTTCACTGGAAAGAAGCCTAAACAAAAATTGCATCTGCTAGAAAG TCATGTACCTGATTTTATGGAGCGACTTCTAGGTGCTGCACGCTTACTATCACAG ATGGTTGAGCCAATGCTGAAGGCAGCTAC TGAGATATCTATTTTGCTTGCGCAATCTTTTTTTATGGGATTTTCTTTGACAATTCTGGCATCGCTTGCACGTCTTCGAGTTTTAGTTCAGCAA GTTTTTAGagatttttatccaaaaaaataa
- the LOC136229989 gene encoding receptor-like protein EIX2, which translates to MFGSEAEAYEQSSLSGQISPSLLNLKHLQYLDLSKNNFLGSPIPEFIGSLRELKYLNLSHASFSGMIPRHLGNLTSLENLDVFPYSFTNPDPESLWVSDLNWLARLESLKYLNLGNVNLSLASNHWLQAINKLPSLLELRLTGCDLRSLPRSLPSVNFTSLQVLDLSVNSFNSSSFPSWLFNLSTLVNLNLANSEIKDTIVADAWRNFCNLQVLDLSFNEISGDILGSLPKCSNTTLEVLSLRYSKFSGKIPESLGNFRSLRVLQLCGNSFIGSIPESLERLSLLEELDLSNNRLSGNISESIGQFSALKYLDLSMNSWQGVVSENHFLTLKHLKCLSLSSVNQSLAFSVKQEWIPPFSLEIVLIKDCRLSSPFPAWLETQKELVSIALTGVSISGTIPVWFSNLTPNIRWLELQNNQLSGILPKVLNFSLQAVYMDISFNLFEGTIPLCVNVQSLRFSNNKFSETIPQTIGEEMPATFVLEISGNFLSGNIPSSLNKMQQLAVLDLSNNQFSGNVFSDWEGLEALNTIDLSNNNLSGGIPNTICSLPQLQILKLNGNNLSGDLSFSLQNCTRLVTLDLGGNKFSGKIPNWIGERLVSISLVNLQDNKFSGSIPQQLCDLSDLHILNLAHNNLSGSIPRCLGSLSGITSFKPYSATPYSPPYAEQTLLNVKGQQLEYTKILYLVNIIDLSGNNLQGEIPGEITNLTYLVALNLSQNQLTGKIPDNIGDLKRLETLDLSGNHISGVIPPSMPSMTSLNYLNLSHNNLSGNIPLTNQFLTFIDPSIYEGNPGLCGSPLPTKCSGEKEGNKLHKDAEEEEEEETERIWFFLGMALGFVAGFWVVCGSLIVKKSWRNAYFKFVDRIYDRAYVVIALNMARVRRQLNWEKNY; encoded by the coding sequence ATGTTTGGGAGTGAGGCAGAAGCCTATGAGCAGTCAAGTTTAAGTGGTCAAATCAGTCCCTCTTTGCTCAACTTAAAACATTTGCAGTATTTGGATTTGAGCAAAAACAATTTCTTGGGAAGTCCTATTCCTGAATTCATTGGTTCTTTAAGGGAGTTGAAGTATCTTAACCTTTCTCATGCTTCGTTTTCCGGGATGATTCCTCGTCATCTCGGAAACCTGACAAGCTTGGAGAACCTTGATGTCTTTCCTTATTCATTCACTAATCCTGATCCTGAAAGTCTTTGGGTTTCTGATTTAAATTGGTTAGCTAGACTTGAATCTCTTAAGTATCTAAATCTAGGAAATGTGAATCTTAGCTTAGCATCAAATCATTGGTTGCAAGCAATTAATAAGCTGCCTTCTCTTCTAGAGTTACGGTTGACAGGTTGCGATCTTCGTAGCCTTCCCCGTTCTCTTCCAAGTGTAAATTTCACTAGTCTGCAGGTCCTGGATCTCTCTGTCAACAGTTTCAATTCGTCGTCGTTTCCTTCCTGGTTGTTTAATCTTAGTACTCTTGTGAATTTGAACCTTGCGAATTCCGAAATCAAGGATACCATTGTTGCTGATGCTTGGAGAAACTTTTGTAACTTGCAAGTGTTAGACTTATCCTTCAATGAAATTAGTGGAGATATATTAGGTAGCCTACCTAAATGCAGCAATACTACCTTGGAGGTGTTAAGCCTGCGATATAGTAAATTCAGTGGGAAGATACCCGAGTCCTTGGGAAACTTTAGGAGTTTAAGAGTCTTGCAACTCTGTGGGAACTCATTCATAGGTTCAATTCCTGAATCTCTGGAAAGGTTGTCGCTTTTGGAGGAATTAGACCTCTCTAACAACAGATTGAGTGGAAACATCTCTGAAAGCATTGGGCAGTTTAGTGCTTTAAAATATTTAGATCTTTCTATGAACTCTTGGCAGGGTGTTGTTTCTGAAAATCATTTCCTCACACTCAAACATTTGAAATGTCTGTCCTTGTCTTCTGTGAACCAATCACTTGCATTCAGTGTGAAGCAAGAATGGATTCCGCCTTTTAGTCTAGAGATCGTCTTAATCAAAGACTGTCGATTGAGTTCTCCGTTTCCAGCTTGGCTCGAGACTCAAAAGGAATTGGTTAGTATAGCCTTGACAGGAGTTTCAATTTCAGGCACTATACCTGTCTGGTTTTCGAACTTGACTCCAAATATTAGGTGGTTAGAGCTTCAAAACAACCAATTAAGCGGAATTCTTCCAAAAGTTTTGAACTTTTCACTGCAGGCAGTATATATGGATATAAGTTTTAACCTTTTTGAGGGCACAATTCCACTTTGTGTCAATGTTCAAAGTCTTAGATTCAGTAATAATAAATTTTCAGAGACAATTCCTCAAACCATAGGCGAAGAAATGCCGGCGACATTTGTATTGGAGATTTCAGGGAACTTTCTAAGTGGCAACATTCCTTCCTCCTTGAATAAAATGCAGCAACTGGCGGTTCTTGATCTATCGAACAATCAATTTTCCGGGAATGTATTCAGTGATTGGGAGGGTTTAGAAGCACTAAACACAATAGATCTTTCAAACAACAATCTGTCAGGTGGAATCCCAAACACCATATGTTCCCTGCCTCAGCTGCAAATTCTGAAACTAAACGGAAACAATCTTTCCGGAGATTTGTCTTTCTCCTTGCAAAACTGCACACGTCTAGTTACACTTGACCTTGGAGGCAACAAGTTCAGTGGAAAAATACCAAACTGGATCGGGGAGAGACTTGTTTCGATCTCGTTAGTAAATCTGCAAGACAACAAGTTCAGTGGAAGTATTCCTCAACAGCTTTGTGATCTTTCTGATCTCCACATCCTGAATCTTGCACATAATAACTTGTCAGGGTCTATTCCGCGATGTTTAGGCAGTCTTAGTGGTATCACTTCATTCAAACCATATTCTGCAACGCCATACTCCCCACCTTACGCGGAGCAGACATTGTTGAATGTGAAAGGCCAGCAACTTGAATACACCAAGATACTTTATCTTGTCAACATCATTGACCTTTCAGGAAATAATCTCCAAGGCGAAATACCGGGCGAAATTACAAATCTTACGTACCTGGTTGCCCTGAATCTTTCTCAAAATCAACTGACAGGAAAGATACCGGATAATATCGGAGATCTGAAGCGTTTAGAAACTCTTGATCTTTCTGGCAACCATATTTCAGGTGTCATCCCTCCAAGTATGCCTTCAATGACTTCCTTGAACTACTTGAACTTGTCACACAATAACTTGTCAGGGAACATTCCATTAACCAATCAATTCCTGACATTCATTGATCCATCGATTTACGAGGGTAATCCCGGACTTTGTGGGTCTCCATTGCCAACCAAATGTTCCGGGGAAAAGGAAGGAAACAAGCTACACAAGGATGccgaagaggaagaggaagaagagactGAAAGGATATGGTTCTTTTTAGGAATGGCGCTTGGATTCGTAGCGGGGTTTTGGGTTGTTTGTGGGAGTTTGATAGTGAAGAAATCCTGGAGAAATGCTTATTTCAAGTTTGTGGATAGAATTTATGACAGGGCGTACGTTGTCATTGCGTTGAACATGGCTCGGGTTAGAAGGCAGCTCAACTGGGAAAAGAATTATTGA
- the LOC136228543 gene encoding rRNA biogenesis protein RRP5-like, with product MASVVHLFTFQQQHVNIGDIYDSAKVARLDKGMCLLLEIPYDPVSTPTYVSISDVDENEVHKFTFEFLVTGIWKGLLLGF from the exons ATGGCAAGTGTTGTCCACCTCTTCACCTTTCAACAACAG CATGTGAATATTGGGGATATTTATGACAGTGCAAAAGTGGCCAGGTTAGATAAAGGCATGTGCCTTCTGCTTGAGATTCCTTATGATCCAGTCTCAACTCCAACTTATGTTAGC ATATCTGATGTGGATGAAAATGAAGTCCATAAGTTCACGTTCGAATTCTTGGTTACAGGCATTTGGAAGGGCTTGCTATTGGGCTTTTGA